A single window of Pontibacillus chungwhensis DNA harbors:
- a CDS encoding VOC family protein — MEYYVKDIERSLDFYQHLVGLELYGKNERAARFNYDCFSLLLTSEEVLNKKQEERNYFSRNGMAHGKGNGAEMIIVVDRLETVYERFQQADYPVVVGIQSYPWEMRGFKIADPDGNLIRITSE, encoded by the coding sequence ATGGAATACTATGTCAAAGATATAGAAAGATCTTTAGACTTTTATCAACATCTCGTAGGGTTAGAGCTATACGGGAAGAATGAGCGTGCTGCACGATTCAATTATGATTGTTTCTCACTTTTGTTAACTTCAGAAGAGGTGCTTAATAAGAAGCAAGAAGAGCGAAACTACTTCAGTCGAAATGGAATGGCACACGGTAAAGGGAACGGAGCTGAGATGATTATCGTAGTTGATCGACTTGAAACGGTATATGAGCGATTTCAGCAAGCGGACTATCCTGTTGTAGTGGGGATTCAGTCGTACCCATGGGAAATGAGGGGTTTCAAAATAGCTGATCCAGATGGAAATCTGATAAGGATTACTTCTGAGTAA
- the tyrS gene encoding tyrosine--tRNA ligase, which yields MMKFVNQLNNNQQMELQTQFEVLSYGVERIVPKEELKEKIAKSIVKKQPLKVKLGLDPTAPDVHLGHTVVLNKLKQFQQFGHRIQLIIGDFTGRIGDPTGKDTARKALTDEEVQHNANTYYEQFGKVINMEKVELHYNSKWLSTFDFSKVLELASTVTVARMLERNDFHNRYKSHKPIYLHEFFYPVMQGYDSYALQSDIELGGTDQEFNVLFGRQIQEHYEQEKQVVLLLPLIEGLDGVEKMSKSKGNYIGVDESPNDIFGKTMSIPDGLIVKYFELTSNLSIEEVSTIKSMLENGTLHPKDAKVRLAHSLVELFYSKEEADQSQGNFANVFGKNKMPENMPEVIWELETSISIIDLVKGLNLLPSKSEARKMVQNGGVRINQEKVMDPSQMIEVVDGIVVQVGKRKFVRLKVNP from the coding sequence ATTATGAAATTTGTGAACCAATTAAACAACAATCAACAAATGGAGCTACAAACACAGTTCGAAGTATTATCATATGGAGTGGAACGAATCGTTCCAAAAGAAGAGTTAAAAGAAAAAATCGCAAAGTCGATCGTAAAAAAGCAACCATTGAAAGTAAAATTAGGTCTAGATCCAACTGCACCTGATGTACACTTAGGCCATACGGTCGTATTAAATAAACTGAAGCAATTCCAACAGTTTGGACATAGGATCCAGCTTATTATCGGGGACTTCACCGGTAGGATTGGCGATCCCACTGGGAAAGACACAGCAAGAAAAGCCCTGACAGATGAAGAAGTACAGCATAATGCGAACACGTACTACGAACAATTCGGGAAAGTCATTAACATGGAAAAGGTAGAACTTCACTACAACTCCAAATGGTTATCCACCTTTGATTTTTCTAAAGTTCTTGAGTTAGCAAGCACGGTAACGGTCGCCCGCATGTTAGAAAGAAACGACTTCCACAACCGTTACAAATCCCATAAACCGATTTATCTTCATGAATTTTTCTATCCGGTTATGCAAGGGTATGACTCTTATGCATTACAATCAGATATAGAACTCGGGGGAACCGATCAAGAGTTTAATGTCCTCTTCGGGCGCCAAATTCAGGAACACTATGAGCAAGAGAAGCAAGTCGTCTTACTTTTGCCACTGATCGAAGGTCTCGATGGTGTTGAGAAAATGTCTAAATCGAAAGGCAATTACATCGGAGTAGACGAAAGTCCGAACGACATATTTGGTAAGACCATGTCCATTCCAGATGGGTTGATTGTGAAGTATTTTGAGTTAACGTCAAACCTCTCCATCGAGGAAGTCTCGACGATTAAATCAATGCTTGAAAATGGCACCCTCCATCCGAAAGATGCAAAAGTTCGTCTCGCTCATTCCTTAGTAGAGTTGTTCTACAGCAAAGAAGAAGCGGATCAAAGCCAAGGAAATTTCGCTAATGTATTCGGTAAGAATAAGATGCCAGAAAATATGCCCGAAGTTATTTGGGAGCTCGAAACAAGTATCAGCATTATTGACTTAGTGAAAGGGTTGAATTTATTGCCTTCTAAAAGCGAAGCCAGAAAGATGGTCCAAAATGGTGGTGTCCGCATCAATCAGGAAAAAGTAATGGATCCTTCACAAATGATAGAAGTTGTTGATGGAATTGTCGTACAGGTGGGAAAGAGGAAATTTGTAAGGCTTAAAGTGAACCCCTAA
- a CDS encoding HYR domain-containing protein: MATEVYVPTDYPTIQEGIDNVDPGGTVYVEAGLYTPAASITITKPVTILGPQADVDPRPICSTTRIPGDPTTEAIVDGGGALSNIFIIQADDVTINGFEVRNGNGDLIYSPVPIKFRPIVSYNIVHNSLTDEGIQLRAIRDGLITYNHVYDTAGDAINVCCGSTNNTISYNEVNNIRSGNAALYFYEASDFIIEQNIVHDVRINDGIKLGDSGDDNLTGGVIRNNIVYDVAQDGITLRMSNTLIDGNEIYNTRSDNGAIYIDGRPDSISITNNCVRDNGEPGGLTYGVRIGKDGNLPTNVLVTGNNIFNNIAGELFYNSSIPPALDAEDNWWGDASGPPPGSIVGNVDYFPFLTEPAQVCNPNILCPDDIIVSNDPGQCSAVVSYEVTARSNDCGIVEITCNGNTQTFFPPQQEVTITEEKTFIVGTTDVTCTTTNASGDQGECSFSVTVNDTEPPVITCPADVVVGVGPGEPGTIVNFPNPTVTDNCQGATADCTPSSGDFFPVGTTPVTCTATDASGNKSQCTFSVRVAQINQLSADVLVRITNEVDVTAPITLELPTELPSDQLTFTQNNVPPSYCINANKVYDWIVFCSTERVTIPLPDECIVAILDCQNAGQTITKTCRVLSDESTFDIVGTIQPFPQQPELSIVPIEISVPIILTYRCNNECICTVEAIVTTHDEVIVCYPEDTSFEARVRDGSCRIIREIETMD, from the coding sequence ATGGCTACTGAAGTGTATGTTCCAACCGATTATCCCACAATCCAGGAGGGGATTGATAATGTTGATCCAGGGGGCACCGTTTATGTTGAAGCAGGCTTGTACACACCCGCAGCTTCTATCACCATTACTAAACCTGTTACGATATTAGGTCCCCAGGCCGATGTTGATCCAAGACCCATTTGCTCGACCACAAGAATCCCTGGTGATCCGACTACAGAAGCAATTGTGGATGGGGGTGGTGCACTCTCGAATATATTTATCATCCAAGCCGATGATGTGACCATTAATGGGTTTGAAGTTCGTAACGGTAACGGAGATTTAATATATTCACCTGTTCCCATCAAGTTTCGACCAATTGTAAGTTACAATATTGTTCACAATAGTCTTACTGATGAAGGAATACAATTACGCGCAATAAGGGATGGATTGATTACCTACAACCATGTTTATGATACAGCAGGAGATGCCATAAACGTTTGTTGTGGATCTACCAACAACACCATAAGCTACAATGAAGTAAACAACATTCGATCCGGTAATGCTGCTTTGTATTTTTATGAAGCCAGTGATTTCATCATAGAACAAAACATTGTTCACGATGTTCGTATTAATGACGGAATTAAGCTCGGCGACAGTGGGGATGACAATCTAACAGGAGGTGTGATCCGTAATAACATCGTTTACGATGTCGCTCAGGATGGAATCACTCTTCGAATGAGTAACACCCTCATTGATGGAAATGAAATCTATAACACCAGAAGTGACAACGGTGCCATCTATATTGACGGGCGGCCTGACTCAATTTCGATTACGAATAACTGCGTTCGCGATAATGGAGAACCTGGTGGTTTAACTTATGGAGTCCGCATCGGCAAAGATGGAAACCTTCCAACCAATGTACTTGTTACAGGCAACAACATTTTTAACAACATTGCCGGTGAGCTTTTTTATAATTCATCGATTCCACCTGCTCTCGACGCAGAGGACAATTGGTGGGGGGATGCTTCCGGGCCGCCTCCAGGTTCAATTGTAGGGAATGTAGATTACTTCCCCTTTCTTACTGAACCTGCGCAAGTTTGTAATCCTAACATTTTATGTCCCGATGATATCATCGTTTCAAATGATCCTGGCCAATGTTCAGCGGTGGTTAGCTACGAGGTCACAGCTAGAAGTAACGATTGTGGCATAGTCGAAATAACTTGCAACGGAAACACTCAGACTTTCTTTCCCCCTCAACAAGAAGTGACGATCACCGAAGAAAAAACGTTTATTGTGGGAACCACTGATGTTACCTGCACCACAACAAATGCCAGTGGGGACCAGGGTGAATGTAGCTTTAGCGTTACTGTAAATGACACAGAACCACCCGTTATCACCTGCCCTGCTGATGTGGTAGTTGGCGTTGGCCCCGGCGAACCAGGGACAATTGTGAATTTCCCGAATCCAACAGTAACCGATAACTGCCAGGGAGCAACAGCAGACTGCACTCCTTCCTCAGGCGACTTCTTTCCTGTAGGCACAACCCCTGTAACCTGTACTGCCACAGATGCATCCGGAAATAAGAGCCAATGTACGTTTAGCGTCAGAGTAGCCCAAATCAATCAACTGAGTGCGGACGTTCTTGTTCGTATTACGAATGAAGTCGATGTCACCGCCCCTATCACACTTGAGCTTCCAACAGAACTTCCCTCAGATCAACTAACGTTTACCCAAAACAACGTACCACCCTCATATTGTATAAATGCTAATAAAGTATATGATTGGATTGTGTTCTGCTCTACTGAACGAGTAACCATTCCTCTCCCAGATGAGTGTATCGTGGCCATACTAGATTGCCAAAACGCCGGCCAAACGATTACAAAAACATGTCGAGTACTATCTGATGAAAGTACTTTTGATATTGTGGGTACTATTCAACCATTTCCACAACAGCCTGAACTAAGTATAGTGCCAATCGAAATCTCAGTCCCTATTATTCTTACCTATCGCTGTAATAATGAATGTATCTGTACAGTTGAAGCTATTGTGACAACCCATGATGAAGTTATCGTTTGTTATCCGGAGGACACATCATTTGAAGCAAGGGTTCGTGATGGCTCATGCAGGATCATTCGTGAAATTGAAACAATGGATTAA
- a CDS encoding alpha/beta fold hydrolase: MKDKRVLVKTLSLVGLISIMLIIVALFFPTWTPKVKGDNSISTLEQVNLNGTGHEIMIRGQDRGHPVVIFVHGGPGSSELTYADAYQSGLEDQFTVVNYDQRGTGKSYHFLEDYSNLSSSVLVEDLLALTDYVSDRLEQEKVILVGHSYGTYIAMQAAAKEPEKFEAYVGIGQMSDVVKSEVESWNFAMKEAKAAGDQEVVEALQDVKMPVYSGETVTPRRSIMKYGGATRKIENPDKNLVGKMWSSEYNLMDVIRYLRGISISQEALLPEVFEHPLPSIVTNLDVPVYFIMGDYDYQTSSAAAKDYFDTIKAKEKGFVRFEESAHYPQIEEKETFEAWMEDTFAQ; this comes from the coding sequence ATGAAAGACAAAAGAGTGTTGGTCAAAACCCTGAGTTTGGTTGGATTGATTTCCATTATGTTGATAATCGTTGCCCTATTCTTCCCCACCTGGACTCCAAAAGTGAAAGGTGATAACAGTATCAGTACATTAGAACAAGTCAATCTTAATGGGACTGGTCATGAAATTATGATACGTGGGCAAGACCGAGGCCATCCTGTGGTTATTTTTGTGCATGGCGGGCCTGGTTCTTCCGAATTAACCTATGCAGATGCTTATCAGAGCGGTTTAGAAGATCAATTCACTGTAGTGAATTATGATCAGAGAGGAACAGGAAAGTCTTATCATTTCTTGGAGGACTATTCGAATTTATCTTCTTCGGTACTAGTGGAGGACTTATTAGCATTAACCGACTATGTTTCAGATCGACTGGAGCAAGAGAAAGTCATTCTGGTTGGGCACTCTTATGGTACTTATATTGCTATGCAAGCTGCCGCTAAAGAACCAGAGAAATTTGAAGCCTACGTTGGTATTGGACAAATGAGTGATGTCGTTAAAAGTGAGGTGGAGAGTTGGAATTTTGCAATGAAGGAGGCAAAAGCTGCGGGGGACCAGGAGGTGGTGGAAGCGCTCCAAGATGTGAAGATGCCGGTGTATAGCGGAGAGACTGTAACCCCGAGAAGATCTATTATGAAGTATGGAGGAGCAACGAGGAAGATTGAGAATCCTGATAAGAACCTGGTTGGGAAAATGTGGAGTAGCGAATACAACTTAATGGACGTGATTCGCTACCTGAGGGGAATTTCTATCTCTCAAGAAGCATTGCTGCCGGAAGTATTTGAACACCCTCTGCCTTCAATCGTTACAAATTTGGACGTTCCGGTTTATTTTATAATGGGAGATTATGATTACCAGACTTCTTCTGCGGCGGCTAAAGACTACTTTGACACGATTAAAGCAAAGGAAAAGGGGTTTGTCAGATTTGAAGAATCGGCCCATTATCCGCAAATAGAAGAAAAAGAAACGTTTGAGGCATGGATGGAAGACACGTTTGCACAGTGA
- a CDS encoding MFS transporter: MKFKELHRNVKIRLITQFFTRFSNMMVLPFLAVYFAQKVGEVVTGLMVISLIGFGIAGGIIGGFSSDRIGRKRLMVWSEVGAAIAFLAIACMNSPWFDAPYATFGIFIVAMFFGGVIGPVSQAMVLDVTFSENRRYVFTLLYWVGNMASAIAGVVGALLFQHYLFQLFLSISAVSLLSAIITQLFITESYIKTPIKPSNPEAKDNMWTNYKTVFGDRIFVMLLFAAILVLSLEEQLTNFLGLHFVHTIETQKLSNIPSINVQIDGLLMIGILRSENTFLVVFAASFITWFIKRWSNHTVLVVGLISYTVGYALFIFVSSPLILIGLMAIVTIGELMYIPIKQSMLADLAPEDKRSSYLAAFQFTGYIAMLVAALGVVISGLIPAWAMGVKYVVLGSLGLILFLKVNKNLLLNKQKIKEEQTERVEHF, translated from the coding sequence ATGAAGTTTAAAGAGCTGCATCGCAATGTGAAGATAAGATTGATCACTCAGTTTTTCACTCGATTCTCCAACATGATGGTTCTTCCATTTCTTGCTGTGTATTTTGCTCAAAAAGTGGGTGAAGTCGTAACGGGTTTAATGGTCATCAGTCTTATTGGCTTTGGAATAGCAGGAGGGATCATTGGTGGCTTCTCCTCTGACCGAATTGGGCGAAAGAGGTTAATGGTATGGTCAGAAGTAGGAGCCGCTATTGCTTTTCTCGCAATAGCCTGTATGAATTCCCCTTGGTTTGATGCTCCTTATGCCACATTCGGTATTTTTATCGTTGCTATGTTCTTCGGTGGGGTCATCGGTCCCGTTTCTCAAGCCATGGTGTTAGATGTCACTTTTAGTGAAAACCGTCGGTATGTGTTTACGTTATTGTACTGGGTTGGAAACATGGCTTCAGCTATTGCTGGAGTAGTAGGTGCCCTCTTGTTTCAACATTATCTTTTTCAACTGTTCCTAAGTATATCCGCTGTCTCATTATTATCTGCCATCATCACACAGCTGTTCATCACTGAATCCTACATAAAAACTCCAATAAAACCATCAAATCCAGAGGCCAAAGACAATATGTGGACTAATTATAAAACCGTTTTCGGGGACCGCATATTCGTAATGCTTCTGTTTGCGGCGATCTTGGTTTTATCCCTTGAGGAACAACTTACAAATTTTTTAGGCCTCCATTTTGTTCATACCATTGAAACGCAGAAATTGAGCAATATCCCATCCATAAATGTTCAAATTGATGGCTTGTTGATGATTGGGATTTTGCGTTCAGAAAATACTTTTCTCGTAGTCTTTGCGGCTAGCTTTATAACGTGGTTCATTAAGAGATGGAGTAATCACACTGTTTTAGTAGTCGGGTTAATCTCTTATACGGTCGGGTATGCCTTGTTTATATTTGTCAGTTCCCCGCTGATATTAATTGGGCTAATGGCTATTGTAACAATCGGCGAACTCATGTATATCCCCATTAAACAAAGCATGTTAGCTGACTTGGCTCCTGAGGATAAGAGAAGTTCGTATTTAGCTGCCTTTCAGTTCACGGGATACATAGCGATGCTAGTAGCCGCTCTTGGAGTGGTTATAAGCGGTCTTATTCCAGCGTGGGCTATGGGGGTGAAGTACGTTGTTCTTGGTTCATTAGGACTAATTCTGTTTTTGAAAGTGAACAAGAATCTTCTTTTAAACAAACAAAAGATTAAAGAGGAACAGACGGAAAGAGTAGAACATTTTTAA
- a CDS encoding TetR/AcrR family transcriptional regulator yields the protein MAMQKSSEKRERILQAGIQTFAVNGYSTTTIKEVAKTAGVSYGTVFTYFENKEDLFKASVLEPLEEVKSVMFSIPHPSEHPAEQIKETIERQFRFFAQQTTYARMLQYVIGQPERFPDLFKELDQFSLHLREALRPLILKGQEKGELIQLEPNDISDSYLSFINGVRLTFIDSAEEMERWDTFIRQAYLLFGPSNP from the coding sequence ATGGCCATGCAAAAATCATCAGAAAAAAGAGAACGTATACTTCAAGCTGGTATTCAAACGTTTGCGGTTAACGGATACTCTACTACCACTATTAAGGAAGTGGCTAAAACAGCTGGAGTAAGCTATGGGACCGTTTTTACGTATTTTGAAAATAAGGAAGATCTTTTTAAAGCATCTGTACTCGAGCCTTTAGAAGAAGTTAAATCCGTAATGTTCAGCATTCCGCATCCTTCTGAACATCCTGCGGAGCAGATTAAAGAGACTATTGAGAGGCAGTTCCGTTTCTTTGCCCAACAAACCACTTACGCTCGCATGCTCCAATATGTAATCGGTCAACCAGAACGGTTCCCGGATCTGTTTAAGGAACTTGATCAATTTTCCCTTCACCTGAGGGAGGCTCTTAGACCTCTTATTTTAAAGGGGCAAGAGAAGGGGGAGCTCATTCAATTAGAACCGAATGATATTAGCGATTCTTATTTGTCGTTTATTAATGGGGTTCGTCTAACGTTTATCGATTCTGCTGAGGAAATGGAGCGATGGGATACATTCATTCGCCAGGCTTATCTATTATTTGGTCCGAGTAATCCATAA
- a CDS encoding winged helix-turn-helix transcriptional regulator, with the protein MSIPCKANEVLELLTGKWKHIILFHMMEHETLRFSELQRLIPTITKKMLSTHLREFEHHQIINRTIFPSVPPKVEYTLTDYGKELKPIMETLHKWGDQHAKQFESESTDSV; encoded by the coding sequence ATGTCTATACCATGTAAAGCGAATGAAGTTCTTGAACTTTTAACCGGAAAGTGGAAACATATTATTTTATTTCACATGATGGAGCATGAAACACTCCGGTTTAGTGAATTGCAGAGATTAATTCCAACTATTACTAAAAAAATGCTAAGCACTCACTTAAGAGAGTTTGAACATCATCAAATAATCAACCGAACGATCTTTCCATCTGTCCCCCCAAAAGTTGAATATACGTTAACCGATTACGGAAAAGAACTAAAGCCCATTATGGAAACCCTGCATAAGTGGGGAGATCAACATGCCAAACAGTTCGAATCAGAATCCACTGACTCTGTGTAG
- a CDS encoding VOC family protein, which produces MERTFFQDPAIRVGEVALKVQDLEKSKTFYTSILGLKVIEEDKTRVVLSSDGITPLVRIEQPELIEPKDRREAGLYHFAILLPNRKDLATFIYHLSENGIRLGAADHLVSEALYFDDPDGNGIEVYHDRPTHQWKREDQQIVMTVEPLDGDSILSELNGEKWKGMPEETVIGHIHLHVRDLQAAKDFYCKGLGFQTTFDQLDKALFISTAGYHHHIGLNTWKGEKAESPSTNRVGLQHYSLIFPGLEARQEAIYRLESLGYRVNEDRMLIHDPTGNVIKLDVK; this is translated from the coding sequence ATGGAAAGAACGTTCTTTCAAGATCCGGCTATTCGAGTTGGGGAAGTTGCATTAAAAGTTCAGGACTTAGAAAAATCAAAAACATTTTATACATCTATACTGGGATTGAAAGTTATCGAGGAAGATAAAACGAGGGTTGTGTTATCCTCGGATGGGATAACACCTCTGGTGAGAATCGAGCAGCCAGAATTGATTGAACCCAAGGATCGAAGAGAGGCAGGACTTTATCATTTTGCCATTCTTTTGCCTAATCGGAAAGATCTGGCTACGTTTATTTATCACCTATCTGAGAATGGTATCCGTTTAGGTGCTGCTGATCACCTTGTGAGTGAAGCATTATACTTCGATGATCCAGATGGAAATGGGATTGAAGTTTATCATGATCGTCCTACACACCAGTGGAAGCGTGAAGATCAACAAATTGTCATGACGGTGGAGCCACTAGACGGGGACTCGATTCTATCAGAGTTAAATGGGGAGAAATGGAAGGGAATGCCTGAAGAGACGGTTATCGGACACATCCATTTACACGTGCGTGATTTACAAGCAGCAAAAGATTTTTATTGTAAGGGTCTTGGTTTTCAGACGACGTTTGATCAACTAGATAAGGCCCTTTTCATCTCAACAGCCGGGTATCATCATCACATAGGATTAAATACGTGGAAAGGAGAAAAAGCTGAATCACCTTCTACTAATCGGGTTGGTCTTCAGCACTATTCTCTTATCTTTCCTGGATTAGAAGCGAGACAAGAAGCTATTTACCGCTTGGAGAGCTTAGGTTATCGTGTGAACGAAGATAGGATGTTAATCCATGATCCTACAGGGAATGTTATCAAACTAGATGTGAAGTAA
- a CDS encoding YibE/F family protein gives MKWIVDLIRGLTYKQWIFTTLIGICFIASMVFVNHNSSFYKRTIAEVTDTQLENKENVKDQHGNEDQIGTQQLTAVIQNGERKGDTVHLTNKYSISGAYDQHYQAGNELFISVDNRSAEGKLSGSVLDVKRDKYVVLVGWFFILMLLVVGKRRGLFSLISLTINAGLMFYALDVYVNHGNWSLLWISGILVILFTVISLLLLNGFNEMTYAAIASTLIGIFLSLLITYVVIKFTAGSGLRYEEMQFLTRPYKVVFMAGLFVGSLGAVMDVAITISSSIFGLYESNPTISVKALHQSGMDIGKDVMGTLTNILFFVYASGSIPSIILFLKNSSALGFTLSMNLSLEFTRALAGGIGIVLTIPIAVYTSIFFVKRKRNSI, from the coding sequence TTGAAATGGATTGTAGATCTAATTAGAGGATTAACGTACAAGCAATGGATCTTTACTACCTTAATTGGTATCTGTTTTATCGCTTCTATGGTTTTTGTGAATCATAATAGTTCCTTTTACAAACGAACCATAGCTGAAGTTACAGACACTCAATTGGAAAATAAGGAAAATGTGAAGGATCAACATGGAAATGAAGACCAAATTGGAACGCAGCAACTAACCGCTGTTATTCAAAATGGAGAAAGAAAGGGAGACACCGTTCATTTAACAAATAAATATTCCATTTCCGGTGCCTATGATCAACATTATCAGGCAGGTAATGAATTGTTTATTTCTGTGGATAACCGCTCCGCTGAAGGGAAATTATCCGGCTCTGTTTTAGATGTAAAACGGGATAAATACGTTGTATTAGTGGGCTGGTTCTTTATCTTAATGTTACTCGTTGTAGGGAAAAGACGGGGCTTATTCTCATTAATTAGCTTGACTATTAACGCAGGACTCATGTTTTACGCCCTTGATGTATACGTCAATCATGGAAATTGGAGTTTGTTGTGGATCAGTGGTATTTTAGTCATTCTGTTTACAGTCATCTCTTTATTACTACTCAATGGTTTCAATGAAATGACGTATGCAGCAATTGCATCCACGCTCATTGGAATCTTTCTCTCTTTATTGATTACATATGTGGTCATTAAGTTTACAGCAGGAAGTGGACTAAGATATGAAGAAATGCAGTTTCTTACCAGACCTTATAAAGTTGTCTTCATGGCTGGACTGTTCGTCGGGTCACTCGGGGCTGTTATGGATGTCGCCATAACCATTTCATCGTCCATCTTTGGTCTCTATGAGAGCAATCCCACAATTAGCGTCAAAGCGCTACACCAATCAGGAATGGATATCGGAAAAGATGTAATGGGGACGCTCACGAACATATTGTTTTTCGTCTATGCCAGTGGTTCTATACCATCTATCATATTATTCTTAAAAAATTCTTCTGCTTTAGGGTTCACCCTATCGATGAACCTTTCATTGGAGTTCACCCGTGCCCTGGCTGGTGGAATTGGAATCGTCTTAACCATTCCGATAGCTGTGTACACTTCTATATTTTTTGTGAAACGAAAGAGGAATAGTATATGA
- a CDS encoding YibE/F family protein, whose protein sequence is MNALMILSVILFVLMTLIGGSKGALSFLSLFINFVVLLIAIFLMLSPGMNPIILTIIACALFSCINLFFVNEVNRKTITAFISTMITIAVLLLLIDVITSLSMIQGFSEEQSEEIAPYSLFVGVDFIKIGASVIIISTIGAITEVAISITSSMGETLLHHPTISRKDLFLSGMRIGKDILGTDTNTLFFAFFGGYMALLIWFIDLDYSIGQIVNSKVFSSEMITIFCAGIGIALIIPITSWINAYVAVKKAQTS, encoded by the coding sequence ATGAATGCATTAATGATCCTATCTGTAATTTTATTTGTTCTAATGACGCTTATTGGAGGCAGTAAAGGAGCACTATCGTTCCTTTCTTTGTTTATCAACTTTGTGGTCCTTCTGATCGCGATTTTTCTCATGTTATCACCAGGCATGAACCCTATTATCTTAACGATCATTGCATGCGCTCTCTTTAGCTGTATTAATCTCTTCTTCGTCAATGAAGTAAACAGGAAAACCATTACAGCTTTCATTTCAACGATGATTACGATTGCCGTCTTATTGCTATTAATTGATGTCATAACAAGCTTATCGATGATTCAAGGATTTAGCGAAGAGCAGTCAGAAGAAATTGCTCCATACTCCTTGTTTGTTGGAGTCGATTTCATCAAAATCGGTGCATCTGTCATTATCATTAGCACGATTGGGGCCATTACAGAAGTAGCGATTTCCATTACATCATCGATGGGTGAAACCTTGCTACACCACCCTACCATTAGTCGAAAAGATTTATTCCTATCTGGTATGAGGATCGGGAAGGATATTCTTGGCACGGATACGAATACATTATTCTTCGCCTTTTTTGGCGGGTATATGGCTTTGCTTATTTGGTTTATCGATCTAGATTATTCCATTGGACAAATCGTCAATTCAAAGGTTTTTAGTTCTGAAATGATTACGATCTTTTGTGCGGGGATTGGGATTGCACTAATCATCCCTATTACTTCGTGGATTAATGCTTATGTTGCGGTGAAGAAAGCTCAAACGAGTTAA